Below is a genomic region from Candidatus Methylomirabilis sp..
GCTGCTGCTTCCAGATCGTTCAGGAGCTTCACTCGCGGAAGGCGAAAAGCTTCGGCCAGGCTGCGCTCATCCAACTCCCAGGGGAGGTTTGTCGCTCTACTTGTTCCTTCGATTATCGGTCCGGCCACCCCGAAGCAGGCCACGCTGAGTGACGCGGCAGACCCAGGGCCCATGAACTGGTTGAGGATCGCCTCCAGCGACCCGTAACTCTGGCTAGGGAACGTCTCTTCGCGGATGACGTGCAGTCGGTTACCGTCCGCTTCAAACAGGCCGATAACGGTCTTTGTCCCCCCAATGTCGCCGGCAAGAATCATGGGATTCTATCGCCGAGCCGACTTGCGGCGGCCTGATCGACCAACCACACCAACCGACCTGCTATGGGCCGAATGAGTTGAGCCGGAAGTCGCTCAGGGGCTGGTGGCCCTTCGAGGACCACCTGGAGCGCCGCGGCCTTCTCGATCCCGGAGACCAGAAACAGGATCGTGGTGGCCCGGTTGAGGATGGATGTCGTAAACGTCAGGCGATTCGCCTTCAACGTAGGAATGTAGTTGGGCGCTACCCATCGACTGATTTCTCGAAGTGCCCGAGTGTACGGGAACAGCGAGGCGGTGTGACCATCAGGTCCCAAACCCAGAAGAATAAGGTCGAACGCAGGCGGCTTATCCGATGGCTGCGCGGCGAAGGTCTTGGCGATCTCGGCCTGGTACTCGCCGGCCGCCTCATCCAGGTCTGCTCGCTCGGCCTGCATCCGGTGTACCTGGTTCGCAGGTATCGGAACGCGACTGAGAAGGCTCTCTTTTGCCATGCCGAAGTTTGACTCCGGGTGCTCAGGCGGTACAGCTCGCTCGTCTCCCCAGAAGAGGTGGGTCTCCCGCCACGGCAGGCGAGTACGGTACGGCTCGTCCGCCAGGAGTGAGTAGAGGCGCTTCGGGGTCGATCCACCCGCCAAGGCAACGGTAAAGCGGCCACAGCGGGCCACCGCCTCCTGGGCGATCGCGACGACCCGCTTGGCGGCCTCCTGAGCGATGGCGGCCTGATCGGCCACCACCAGCAGATCGCTTACACGCTCCACCGTCCTCCCGCTCTCCAATGCTTCTGCGACCTCCTCGGTGCGAGCGTCTCCGCACGATTATGGGTTGACCCACTCCCGGCCGTCGGCCTCGATGAAGCGGTCGGCCTCTTTTGGACCCCAGCTACCGGCGGGGTAGTACGCCAGGCCGGTGCGGCCGGCGGCGGCCCAGGATTCGACCACCGGCGTTATCAGCGCCCATGCAGCCTCGACCTCATCACGCCGAATGAACAGCGTCGAGTCCCCGAGCATACAGTCCAGCAGCAGCCGCTCGTAGGCCTCCTCGGGATCGACCCCGAACGCCTCCCGGTACGAGAAGCCCAATCGGGCCGGCACCAGGCTGATTCGCGGTCCCGGTGGCTTGAGCCCGACCCGTAGCGAGATCCCCTCGTCGGGCTGGATTCGAAGGGTGAGTCGGTTGGGCTTCACGATATCCTGGTTCTCATGGCCCGCATGGCCAGCCTGTTGAAACAAGAGGAGGGGTGGCTGTCGGTATTGGATGGT
It encodes:
- the pgl gene encoding 6-phosphogluconolactonase, giving the protein MERVSDLLVVADQAAIAQEAAKRVVAIAQEAVARCGRFTVALAGGSTPKRLYSLLADEPYRTRLPWRETHLFWGDERAVPPEHPESNFGMAKESLLSRVPIPANQVHRMQAERADLDEAAGEYQAEIAKTFAAQPSDKPPAFDLILLGLGPDGHTASLFPYTRALREISRWVAPNYIPTLKANRLTFTTSILNRATTILFLVSGIEKAAALQVVLEGPPAPERLPAQLIRPIAGRLVWLVDQAAASRLGDRIP